The DNA segment GAAGCTCGACTCGACGCCGCGAACACGATCAGCGTCAGTAGGAGCTCGACTCGGCGCCCCGAGCCCGATCGGCGTCAGAAGAAGCTCGACGACACGCCCCGAGCCCGATCGCCGTCGCCTGAGGGGCCAGGCGCCACGCGGGCGTTCAAGCCGTGCCCCAGCCGCAAAAAGGTCAAGCGTCGACGTCACCCGAATAGATATCGAAGGCGGCGACCAGCCCGCGCTCGGAGAGGGCCTGGGCGATCCGGGGCGAGAGTTCGAAACCTTCGTTGTACTGGTCGAGGAAGAGGCTGCAGAGGATCGACGCCGAGAAGCGATCGGTCAGGCTCGACCACTCGTCCATGTCGTTCGAGAGCGAGCCGAGCATCACCTCGATGTGCTCCTCGAGCTCGACGCGCTCGGAGAGTGGGCTGTCGAGGATCCACGCGCCGGTCGGCTCGACGGCGTCGCCGCCCTTGCCCTCGATCTTGTCGCCCTTGCGATGCTGGCGCGACGGCGGGCGTCCGAGCAGCGCCGAAACCTCGTCGGGATCCAGGGACTCACCGAAGACGCGCAGAGAGGCACGTACGCGCCCGATCGCTGCCATCGCTCACTCCTCTCCAGATCGTCGGGCGGGTTCGACCCGATCGCTCCCGATCCTATCACAGTGACGCCAACGGCCCTCATGTCGCTTCGACGGCTACTTGAGTACGCAGCCTTCGTAGCAGGCCTTCCCGATCGAGACCGTTCCGGCCTGCGAGAGGCAGTCGAGGATGCATTCGTCCAGCGCGCTCAGATTCTCGCAGCGACTGCCCTGGTAGAGGTCGAAATCGTAGTCGGAGAGTTCGTGCCGGGCGTCCACCACCCGCCCACAGAGCATCATCTTCTGCCCCACCGTGAACTCGTTGAGCTCGTCGGCCCCGCCCCCGGACACGATGTTCGCGAGCTTCGCGCCGATCCAGAACACCAGGAACGCGACCACGAGCGCGAGCAGCAGCGCCGGCAGGAATCGTTTCTTCACCTAACACCCCTCCACTTCGAACGTCTGGGAGAGCAGGACTTCACGCGTTTCTACGACGCGGATCACGAACTCGTAACGCCCGCTCTTCAGCTCCTCGGGATGCTCGAGGTGCCAGAGGGCGCGACCGGAGAGAACCGACTCGCCCCAGTCGAGCTCGGGGTTCGGGGCCCGCGCGGCCGACTCGGTCCCCCAGAGTCGTTCCGAGGGAATCGCGAGCTCGGGATGGATCCATCTGAACTCGACCGGAAGCACCCCGCCGAATCGCGCCCCCTCCGCCTCGATCCGGTAATCGACGCCGAAGAGCGCGCCGGGCGCGCAGGCGATCCGGGTCGTCTCCTCGACGAACGCGTAGCGACCGGACTCGAGCGAGAAACGACCGGCGAGCTCCACCGACGCCGCGAGCGACTCGGGCGCGATCTGACCGCCGCACCCCGCGAAGACGAGCACGGCAACCGAGAAGAGCGCCCATTCGACGCCTCGCCCTCTCACAGTGCTCGTTCGAACCACGTCACGTCCCAGTACCGCCCGAACTTGAAGCCGACCTCACTGAACGTCGCGATCCGTTTGAAACCGCACCGCTGGTGCAGTGCCAGCGAAGCGTCGTTCGGAATTGCGACGCCGCCGTAGGCCCGATGGGCCTGCGGCTCCTCCACCAGCGCGTCGAGCAGGTGGAGATAGAGCGTCGTTCCCGCCCCCGTCCCGACCCGATCGTGATCGAGATAGATGGAGGTCTCGACGCTCCGCGCGTAGGCCGGCTTCGAACGGAACACACCGCTCGAGGCATATCCGAGGAGATCGTCCCCGTCCGCAGCGACGAGAAGGCGGTGGGGTCCCGACGTCGAGAAGCCCTCGAACCAGCCCATGCGCGCCTCGAGGGTCACCGGTGCGAGGTCGAAGGTCACGTGGGTGTGTTCGACGTAGTGGTTGTAGATCTCGAGGAGCCGCGGAACGTCCTCGGCGATGGCGGGACGGATCTTCATCAGAAGCGCTCGCCCCCGCGCTCCCTCCCCGGATCGGGGAAGTCGCGGTAGAGGGCGAACTCGACCCGGGCCGCGTGGCGGTTCACCGCGTGGTGCAGCGATTCGATCGGCCCTTCCCGGCGCGAGACCTCGCCGAAAGCGCGATCGAGCTGGGCCAGGTCCTCGACCTCGATCTCGACGTGGAACTCGCCGAGCGTGCGCGGACCGAGACCGAGCTTCCGCCGCGTGAGTCGGTGGCCCGCGATCCGGCCGTCTTCGCGGAGACGGCCCAGGTAGGCGTGAACGGCGTCGGAGAACTCGACGTCCGAAGTGCCCGGCTCGAGGTCGCACCAGATGTGATAGACGTCCATCGATGGTCCGCCCCGCCGGCTAGATGGGCAGATCCTCGCGCGTGAACAACGCTTCGAGGGTCACGTCGCGCTCGGCGAAGGCCTCCGCGGCGCCTTCGCCGCGATCGACCAGGCAGATCACCCGCGCGACCTTGCCGCCGGCCTCCTCGACGATGTCGAGGGCTTCGAGGGTAGAGCCACCGGTCGTCGTCGTGTCCTCGAGGAGCGCGACGTTCTGACCCGCCGCGAAGCCGCCTTCGAGCTGGCGCCCGAGGCCGTGCTTCTTCTTCTCCTTCCGCACGAAGAAGCCGAGGAGACCGTCCGTCGCCGGATCGTTCGCCGCCGCCGCGAGGACCGCGGACACGAAGGGCACCGCGCCGACCGCCATCCCGCCGACGGCGTCCACCGGCGGTCCGCTCTGCAGCATGTCGAGGACCAGCTTGCCCGCGAGTCCCACGCCCTTCGGCCGCATCAGGGTCTGACGCAGGTCGAGGTAGAAGTTGCTCTTCTTGCCACTCGCGAGGGTGACCTCCCGTCGCTCGAACGAGACGTCGAGGATCAGGTTGAGGAGGGCCTGGCGATCGGCGGGCGTCACTTGGGGCATGTCTTGGGGGCGTCCTGTGATGAGGGTCTATCGATCGGGCGAGATCCTAGAGCTTGCGGATCCCGAGCGCGTACTCGGCCACCATCTTGGTGTGGAGGTCGGACGTGCCCTCACCGAACTCGAGCGCCTTGGCTTCCATCAGCAGGCGTCC comes from the bacterium genome and includes:
- a CDS encoding DUF4279 domain-containing protein; amino-acid sequence: MAAIGRVRASLRVFGESLDPDEVSALLGRPPSRQHRKGDKIEGKGGDAVEPTGAWILDSPLSERVELEEHIEVMLGSLSNDMDEWSSLTDRFSASILCSLFLDQYNEGFELSPRIAQALSERGLVAAFDIYSGDVDA
- a CDS encoding GNAT family N-acetyltransferase, with amino-acid sequence MKIRPAIAEDVPRLLEIYNHYVEHTHVTFDLAPVTLEARMGWFEGFSTSGPHRLLVAADGDDLLGYASSGVFRSKPAYARSVETSIYLDHDRVGTGAGTTLYLHLLDALVEEPQAHRAYGGVAIPNDASLALHQRCGFKRIATFSEVGFKFGRYWDVTWFERAL
- the pyrE gene encoding orotate phosphoribosyltransferase, which produces MPQVTPADRQALLNLILDVSFERREVTLASGKKSNFYLDLRQTLMRPKGVGLAGKLVLDMLQSGPPVDAVGGMAVGAVPFVSAVLAAAANDPATDGLLGFFVRKEKKKHGLGRQLEGGFAAGQNVALLEDTTTTGGSTLEALDIVEEAGGKVARVICLVDRGEGAAEAFAERDVTLEALFTREDLPI